One window from the genome of Tachysurus vachellii isolate PV-2020 chromosome 5, HZAU_Pvac_v1, whole genome shotgun sequence encodes:
- the LOC132845359 gene encoding uncharacterized protein LOC132845359: protein MSTTEETAISFAPDSRSSPTMKDFSQQTAEAEEVLAHGKNSLHATKIESIHLPSISTMKSTAPIIIVEELERAGAGLSAKIPEKPKLLPRRQRTEPNRISPVKADDQLSDIMEPAKSTYMKKYSAAHEGKVRFNLAENMYFSDTEDSCYSPEASVVEVSQIRADITDAVLEYVTSTSFKNQLSLRIINEIDANIAKAVSQVQRKEHAQRFATARDREEYLSQEQQSSNILSTPGFSEGIASVIGYALMEVREDMKNNFTSQSHELQTESPSACSFVNEIVGNVFDSMLESLLPMNDDHCHLNWDVSTNEDSSMTDNLFIQESDAAIENDPLTSRVESDSDLAKSVLEVVASSEEPIPSDITSRGVQQTGHQEHAKPVPSPPSGDKPNAPRVCARRRIRFVKASSCPDIVRSGIPDQSHQKESEVKHSHSLTGIDRL, encoded by the exons ATGAG caCAACAGAAGAAACAGCAATTTCGTTTGCTCCAGACTCAAGGAGCAGTCCAACAATGAAAGATTTCTCTCAGCAAACCGCAGAAGCTGAGGAAGTTCTG gCACACGGGAAAAATAGCTTGCATGCCACCAAAATAGAGAGCATTCATCTGCCTTCCATTAGCACCATGAAATCAACTGCTCCTATAATAATTGTAGAAGAGCTTGAACGAGCAGGTGCCG GACTTTCAGCAAAGATCCCTGAAAAACCAAAACTTCTCCCGAGGAGGCAGAGAACGGAGCCAAATAGAATTTCCCCAGTCAAGGCAGATGATCAG TTGTCTGACATCATGGAACCAGCAAAGAGCACATACATGAAGAAATATTCAGCAGCACATGAGGGGAAGGTAAGATTCAACCTTGCGGAGAATATGTACTTCAGCGATACAGAGGACAGTTGTTATTCTCCCGAGGCTTCGGTTGTTGAGGTATCTCAAATAAGAGCCGACATTACTGATGCTGTCCTGGAATACGTCACCTCTACATCATTCAAGAATCAGCTCAGTCTGCGGATTATTAACGAGATTGATGCTAATATAGCAAAAGCCGTGTCCCAGGTTCAGAGGAAAGAGCATGCCCAAAGATTCGCTACAGCAAGAGATAGGGAAGAGTACCTCTCCCAGGAGCAACAATCAAGCAACATTCTGTCCACACCTGGGTTTAGTGAGGGTATTGCTTCTGTGATTGGTTATGCACTGATGGAAGTAAGAGAAGACatgaaaaataattttacaagCCAGTCACACGAACTTCAGACAGAATCACCATCAGCATGCAGCTTTGTAAATGAAATAGTGGGCAATGTTTTTGACAGCATGCTTGAATCCTTGTTACCCATGAATGACGATCACTGTCATCTGAACTGGGATGTTAGCACTAATGAGGATTCTAGCATGACTGATAATCTTTTTATTCAAGAGTCTGATGCAGCGATTGAGAATGACCCTCTGACCTCAAGAGTCGAATCTGACTCGGATTTGGCTAAAAGCGTTCTTGAGGTCGTTGCTTCTTCTGAGGAACCCATTCCTTCTGACATTACCTCTCGAGGGGTTCAGCAGACTGGACACCAGGAACATGCTAAGCCTGTCCCTTCACCGCCTTCTGGTGATAAGCCAA ATGCCCCAAGAGTATGTGCCAGGAGAAGGATACGCTTTGTAAAAGCCAGTTCTTGTCCAGATATTGTAAGAAGTGGCATACCTGATCAGTCTCACCAAAAAGAGAGTGAAGTCAAGCATAGCCATTCTCTAACTGGAATAGACAGGCTGTGA
- the cxcr3.1 gene encoding C-X-C chemokine receptor type 3.1 — translation MEVFTIKFLQNVNESYDYNYTDTDCCGEVCDQQTSMYFEAIFTPILYSVAFVLGMMGNGLVLVVLCQKRRTWSVTDVFVLHLSVADILLLLTMPLWAVNAVYGWSFGTRLCKLAGALFKINFYSGIFLLACISLDRYFSVIHAVQMYSRTKPLRVQLSCIAVWFFCFLLSIPDLMYLKAENDPRRGTKIECDHHYPSTTLRLASRVIYHVLGFLFPAVVLLYCYSRVLLRLQCGSQGVQKQRAVRVVLALVMAFFITWTPYNISLLVDTVYNHQSNNNNTTCATNIVMDIALTTTSTLGYMHCCVNPVLYAFVGVKFRRHLLDMIKPIRCRMHTRVDTLSRKSSVWSADTSQTSAF, via the exons ATGGAGGTTTTCACAATTAAATTTCTACAGAATGTTAATGAAAgttatgattataattatactGACACTGATTGTTGTGGAGAAGTGTGTGATCAGCAAACGAGTATGTATTTTGAAGCCATCTTCACTCCCATTCTGTACTCTGTGGCATTTGTGCTGGGTATGATGGGAAACGGCCTGGTGCTTGTTGTACTATGTCAGAAGAGGCGGACATGGAGTGTGACAGACGTCTTTGTCCTACACCTGAGCGTGGCCGACATACTATTACTCCTCACTATGCCACTTTGGGCAGTGAATGCAGTGTATGGATGGAGTTTTGGCACCCGTCTCTGCAAGCTCGCTGGAGCACTGTTTAAG ATCAACTTCTACAGCGGCATCTTCCTCCTGGCCTGCATCAGTCTTGATCgttatttttctgtaattcaTGCGGTGCAGATGTACTCACGCACAAAACCATTGCGTGTGCAACTCAGCTGCATAGCTGTTTggttcttctgttttcttctctctATCCCTGACTTAATGTACCTGAAGGCTGAAAACGACCCGAGACGTGGCACAAAAATTGAGTGTGATCACCATTACCCATCTACCACACTCCGTCTGGCATCTCGTGTGATCTACCACGTGTTGGGCTTTTTGTTTCCCGCTGTGGTTCTGCTCTACTGTTATTCTCGTGTTCTGCTGCGCCTGCAGTGTGGGTCTCAGGGTGTGCAGAAGCAAAGGGCTGTGCGAGTTGTCCTTGCCTTAGTGATGGCATTTTTCATCACCTGGACACCCTATAACATCTCCCTGCTGGTGGACACTGTCTATAACCACCaaagcaacaacaataacacaaccTGTGCGACCAACATAGTGATGGACATCGCCCTAACTACCACCTCCACTCTGGGGTACATGCACTGCTGTGTGAACCCGGTGCTCTATGCATTTGTTGGGGTAAAGTTTCGACGCCATCTGCTGGACATGATAAAGCCAATCAGATGCAGGATGCACACCCGTGTGGACACCCTGTCTCGCAAGAGCTCTGTGTGGTCTGCAGACACATCACAAACATCAGCCTTCTGA